A genomic window from Leptospiraceae bacterium includes:
- a CDS encoding putative Ig domain-containing protein, with the protein MTASNISGSSTFDLYITIEDTPPKGLNYQASPFRFTRGVTINLQKPNVSGTVTGFSISPALPSGLILNPSTGEISGTPSSIQTATDYTITATNTKGSVSFTSSITIEDTPPSALSYPLASYIFIKGVKIQEQIPSVKGTAILYSISPSLPEGLALNQSNGLISGTPESVSSNTSYLVTAGNAKGSTTFSFQLSVVDAAPKGLFYAGAPFVYTLNEPINTVKPSVTGTATSYTVTAANSSGSTTTAILLSVSGTSPSSLSYPLATAIYTKGETITTLAPAITGSVSSYSINPALPSGLSLNTVTGEIGGTPLFTSPATNYIITARNPYGNISAAINITVTDTAPSALAYGGPYIFAKNVAITNLVPTLVGTASSYSISPTLPAGLSLNSTTGVLSGVPTILSANTVYTVMASNIAGSTTVAFNLMIIATPTLSIDSPTIAESAGTSTFTVTLSTALSNTVRVSYASANGTAVSGLDYTGISGILTIAPNTASGTINLPVLDDSLDEYDETVTLNLSSPVNANLSTASGTTTITDDDNPPIISIVSTASGVEGDVFNLTVSLSSASEKTITIDYSSSPGTATSGSDYLPPLQEQRLFLQEI; encoded by the coding sequence GTGACTGCCTCTAATATCAGTGGTTCCAGTACTTTTGATTTATATATTACTATTGAAGATACACCTCCAAAAGGACTTAATTATCAAGCTTCTCCATTTCGTTTTACCAGGGGCGTAACAATTAATCTACAAAAGCCCAATGTCAGCGGAACGGTTACAGGTTTTTCTATCAGTCCTGCTTTGCCTTCCGGTCTGATTCTGAATCCGAGTACAGGAGAAATTTCGGGAACCCCCTCAAGCATTCAAACAGCCACAGATTATACAATAACTGCGACCAACACCAAGGGTTCTGTGAGTTTTACTTCATCCATTACCATAGAAGATACTCCTCCCTCAGCCCTGTCCTACCCTCTTGCCTCCTATATTTTTATTAAAGGAGTAAAGATCCAGGAACAAATTCCTTCTGTAAAGGGAACAGCTATATTGTATTCGATTAGCCCTTCGCTTCCCGAGGGACTCGCTCTCAACCAGTCCAATGGGCTTATCTCCGGTACTCCTGAATCTGTCAGCAGCAATACTTCTTACCTTGTAACAGCCGGTAACGCAAAAGGAAGCACCACTTTCAGCTTTCAATTAAGCGTAGTCGATGCCGCACCGAAAGGACTTTTCTATGCAGGAGCACCTTTTGTCTATACCCTTAATGAACCTATCAATACCGTAAAACCTTCTGTCACAGGAACAGCCACATCGTATACGGTGACCGCTGCCAACAGTTCCGGCTCTACGACTACAGCCATCTTGCTTTCAGTCAGCGGAACCTCTCCCTCTTCTCTGTCCTATCCTCTTGCGACTGCTATCTACACAAAAGGAGAAACCATTACAACACTCGCGCCAGCAATTACAGGCTCTGTGAGTTCTTATTCTATAAATCCAGCTCTACCCTCAGGTTTAAGCCTGAATACAGTAACAGGAGAGATTGGAGGAACACCTCTTTTTACTTCTCCTGCAACAAACTATATCATTACAGCAAGGAATCCTTACGGAAACATAAGTGCCGCTATCAATATCACGGTAACAGATACCGCTCCATCAGCTCTGGCCTATGGTGGACCTTATATTTTCGCAAAGAATGTGGCTATAACCAATTTAGTTCCGACTCTTGTGGGGACGGCCAGTTCCTATTCTATCAGTCCGACTTTACCTGCGGGACTCAGCCTCAATTCAACTACCGGTGTGCTCAGCGGGGTGCCGACTATTTTGTCTGCAAACACTGTTTACACCGTAATGGCTTCCAATATCGCTGGTTCCACAACAGTCGCTTTCAACCTTATGATAATAGCCACACCTACTTTGAGTATAGATAGTCCTACAATAGCTGAAAGTGCAGGAACTTCTACATTTACAGTGACTCTTTCTACTGCACTCAGTAATACTGTCCGTGTGAGTTATGCCAGTGCAAACGGAACCGCGGTAAGTGGTCTGGATTATACAGGTATTTCGGGCATCCTCACAATCGCCCCCAACACAGCCTCAGGCACAATTAATTTGCCGGTGCTGGATGATTCCCTGGATGAGTATGATGAAACAGTTACACTAAATTTATCTTCTCCTGTGAATGCAAATCTCTCCACCGCATCCGGTACAACAACGATTACCGATGATGATAATCCTCCGATTATAAGTATTGTCAGTACGGCAAGCGGGGTGGAAGGAGATGTGTTTAATCTTACAGTTTCTCTTTCTTCTGCCAGCGAAAAAACTATCACGATTGACTATAGCAGTTCCCCAGGAACAGCGACATCCGGCTCGGATTATCTGCCTCCTCTTCAGGAACAGCGACTATTCTTGCAGGAAATTTAA
- a CDS encoding 30S ribosomal protein S12, translated as MPTVNQLIRHGRKAQRKKTKSPALKACPQRRGVCTRVMTFTPKKPNSALRKVARVRLTTGIEVTAYIPGEGHNLQEHNVVLIRGGRVKDLPGVRYHIIRGTLDTLGVDKRRKGRSKYGAKRPKA; from the coding sequence ATGCCAACAGTTAATCAGTTAATTAGACATGGTAGAAAAGCACAGAGAAAGAAAACAAAATCTCCGGCTTTAAAAGCTTGCCCCCAGAGAAGAGGGGTCTGTACAAGGGTAATGACATTTACGCCTAAAAAACCGAACTCAGCCCTGAGAAAGGTTGCCAGGGTTCGTTTGACAACAGGAATCGAAGTTACTGCGTATATTCCGGGAGAAGGTCACAACCTTCAGGAACACAACGTGGTTCTGATTCGTGGTGGAAGGGTAAAAGACTTACCGGGAGTAAGGTATCACATTATCAGGGGTACACTGGATACTCTGGGTGTGGATAAAAGAAGAAAAGGCCGTTCCAAGTATGGAGCGAAAAGGCCTAAAGCTTAA
- the rpoB gene encoding DNA-directed RNA polymerase subunit beta — MSINTARKRVNFGKITNLDDLPNLIQIQKKSYDWFLQADVKDPTQRKNEGLEAVFIETFPIESPNNDIIMEYSHYQLGECKKNPQECKDTDSTYSIPLKAVIRLIIVDTHEIREQNVYMGDIPLMTEQGTFIINGAERVVVSQLHRSPGIFFSYDPVRGAFSARVIPYRGSWLEFEMDNKGVLVAKIDRKKKFPATLLLKALNVSSNEDVLRIFYSSTKVRITGATPREIKKIIGKRTISDIINMETGEVMLEAGSRINEDNIDILKEMKVKDVELIDFPNGKDNTIVVNCLEKDGVEDYEEAIKKFHMIMRPGEPSTIENAEAELSRLFFSHKTFDLGKVGRYKINSKFEFHKPEFFKNCEERTLRPEDIIETVRYLVMLISEVENYFHDDIDHLGNRRVRSVGELLSNQLKLGFSRVERVIKERMTVQEIEQQTPQLLISIKPITAVINEFFGSSQLSQFMDQTNPLAELTHKRRLNALGPGGLSRDRAGFEVRDVHYSHYGRMCPIETPEGPNIGLILSMSSFARVNDYGFLETPYKVVKTGKVLEQIEYLTADKEEYYYIAQASASVSEKGEFKNKLISTRHRSDFPYRGPNEIQFMDLAPMQVVSVSTAMIPFLEHDDANRALMGSNMQRQAVPLIVEEAPFVGTGMEGRAAYDSRICVVSKHDGVVIRVDASHVVVKEDKTGEEIDYELIKYKKTNQGTCFNHKPIVSVLQAPEDGKIKKVTSEKIDIEGDSGNAYTFTLKQEFQTFAPLMKEGTKVSRGDTFAGQKISGEILDDYGKILKKGTVLADGPAVDNAHLALGRNVLVAFMPWEGYNFEDAILISERVVKEDVFTSIHIEEFEIQARETKLGQEQITRDIPNLSDKAFRDLDETGVIRVGAEVKAGDILVGMVTPKGETDLTPEYKLLHSIFGEKAKEVRDSSLRMPNGSEGTVIDIKRYSRENGDELPAGVEEMVKVYVARKRKLLVGDKMAGRHGNKGVVARVMAEEDMPYMKDGTIVDIVLNPLGVPSRMNLGQIFETQLGFAGKKLNINFETPVFDGASEDDIKNYCKQAGLPDNSKFQLYDGRTGEAFINEVFCGYIYMLKLAHLVDDKIHARSTGPYSLVTQQPLGGKAQFGGQRLGEMEVWALEAYGASHTLQELLTIKSDDMLGRARIYEAIVKGIHTIKPGIPESFNVLVQELRGLALDIVITDTEGQSVDIADYEDEYSRSKKKIKIESIENT; from the coding sequence ATGAGCATAAACACTGCAAGGAAGAGAGTTAACTTCGGAAAAATAACTAATCTGGATGATTTACCTAACCTGATCCAGATTCAAAAAAAGTCGTATGATTGGTTTCTACAGGCTGATGTGAAAGACCCCACACAGCGCAAAAATGAAGGCCTTGAAGCTGTTTTCATTGAAACCTTTCCTATCGAAAGTCCTAATAACGATATCATAATGGAATACAGCCATTACCAGCTTGGGGAATGTAAGAAAAATCCTCAGGAATGTAAGGATACAGATTCTACCTATTCCATTCCTCTGAAAGCTGTGATTCGCCTGATTATTGTTGATACACACGAAATAAGGGAACAGAACGTGTATATGGGGGATATTCCCCTGATGACCGAACAGGGAACTTTTATCATTAATGGAGCTGAAAGGGTAGTCGTCAGTCAGCTACATCGTTCTCCGGGTATTTTCTTTTCCTATGATCCTGTAAGAGGAGCATTTTCGGCTCGTGTAATTCCTTACCGTGGTTCCTGGTTGGAATTTGAAATGGACAATAAGGGAGTTCTGGTCGCAAAAATCGATAGAAAGAAAAAGTTTCCGGCAACTCTTCTTTTAAAAGCATTAAATGTTTCTTCAAATGAAGATGTTTTACGTATTTTCTATAGTTCGACAAAGGTTCGTATTACGGGCGCAACCCCGAGGGAAATAAAGAAGATAATTGGTAAACGAACTATATCTGATATTATTAATATGGAAACCGGTGAGGTTATGCTGGAAGCCGGTTCTCGAATCAACGAGGACAACATCGATATCTTGAAAGAGATGAAAGTGAAAGATGTTGAATTAATTGATTTCCCTAATGGAAAAGACAACACTATCGTTGTAAACTGTCTGGAAAAAGATGGTGTCGAGGATTACGAAGAAGCTATAAAGAAGTTTCATATGATTATGAGACCGGGCGAGCCTTCCACTATTGAGAATGCGGAAGCAGAGCTTTCCCGACTTTTCTTTTCACACAAAACTTTTGACCTTGGTAAAGTCGGTCGTTATAAGATCAACAGCAAGTTTGAGTTCCATAAACCCGAATTTTTCAAGAACTGTGAAGAGAGAACCCTGAGACCCGAAGATATCATTGAAACAGTTCGTTATCTTGTGATGCTAATTTCTGAAGTAGAGAACTATTTCCATGATGATATTGACCACCTCGGAAACAGACGGGTTCGTTCTGTAGGGGAACTTTTAAGCAATCAGTTAAAACTTGGTTTTTCGAGGGTAGAGAGGGTAATCAAGGAGAGGATGACGGTTCAGGAAATTGAACAACAGACTCCTCAGCTTTTAATTTCTATTAAGCCGATTACGGCTGTTATTAATGAGTTTTTTGGTTCTTCTCAACTTTCTCAGTTCATGGATCAAACCAATCCTCTCGCTGAGTTGACACATAAAAGAAGATTGAACGCTCTGGGTCCCGGTGGTCTTTCGAGAGATAGGGCCGGCTTTGAGGTTCGTGACGTTCACTACAGTCACTATGGTAGGATGTGTCCGATTGAAACTCCGGAAGGTCCGAACATCGGTTTGATTCTTTCTATGTCTTCCTTTGCCCGTGTAAATGATTATGGTTTTCTCGAAACACCTTACAAGGTGGTGAAAACCGGAAAAGTTTTAGAGCAGATCGAGTATCTAACGGCAGATAAAGAAGAATATTATTATATTGCACAGGCCTCGGCTTCCGTTTCAGAGAAGGGCGAATTTAAGAATAAGCTTATTTCTACCCGTCACCGCTCTGATTTCCCTTATCGTGGACCGAATGAAATTCAGTTCATGGACCTGGCTCCTATGCAGGTGGTTTCTGTTTCTACCGCAATGATTCCTTTTCTGGAGCATGATGACGCTAACCGTGCCCTGATGGGTTCTAACATGCAACGTCAGGCGGTTCCTCTAATTGTGGAAGAGGCACCTTTCGTAGGAACCGGTATGGAAGGAAGGGCGGCTTATGACTCCAGGATCTGTGTCGTTTCCAAGCACGATGGGGTGGTAATTAGGGTCGATGCTTCTCATGTTGTGGTTAAGGAAGATAAAACCGGGGAAGAAATAGATTACGAATTAATTAAGTACAAGAAGACAAACCAGGGCACCTGCTTTAATCATAAGCCTATTGTCAGCGTTCTGCAAGCACCGGAAGATGGAAAAATAAAGAAGGTAACTTCTGAAAAAATTGATATTGAAGGTGATTCAGGAAATGCTTATACATTTACCCTGAAGCAAGAATTTCAAACCTTTGCTCCGCTTATGAAAGAAGGTACTAAAGTTTCCCGCGGAGATACTTTTGCCGGTCAAAAAATCAGCGGAGAAATCTTAGATGACTACGGTAAAATCCTGAAGAAAGGAACCGTTCTGGCGGATGGGCCGGCGGTGGATAATGCCCACCTTGCACTCGGAAGAAATGTTCTGGTTGCTTTTATGCCCTGGGAAGGTTACAACTTTGAGGATGCAATTCTTATTAGTGAAAGAGTTGTGAAAGAAGATGTATTTACTTCCATCCATATAGAAGAATTTGAAATTCAGGCCAGAGAGACAAAGCTCGGTCAAGAACAAATTACTCGTGATATTCCTAACCTTTCCGATAAAGCTTTCCGCGACCTCGATGAAACAGGAGTGATTCGGGTTGGTGCTGAGGTGAAAGCCGGGGATATTCTTGTGGGAATGGTGACTCCGAAAGGAGAAACAGATTTAACACCTGAATATAAACTTCTACACTCCATTTTTGGAGAGAAGGCTAAAGAAGTAAGAGACTCTTCTCTCAGAATGCCGAATGGTTCTGAAGGAACTGTTATTGATATTAAACGCTACTCCAGGGAAAATGGGGATGAGCTTCCGGCTGGCGTAGAAGAAATGGTGAAAGTCTATGTAGCCAGAAAGCGTAAACTTCTGGTCGGAGATAAAATGGCCGGTCGTCATGGGAACAAAGGTGTTGTGGCGAGGGTCATGGCAGAAGAAGATATGCCGTATATGAAGGATGGAACGATAGTCGATATCGTATTAAATCCTCTCGGTGTGCCATCTCGTATGAACCTCGGCCAGATTTTCGAAACCCAGTTAGGTTTTGCCGGTAAGAAACTGAATATCAATTTTGAAACCCCCGTATTTGATGGGGCCAGCGAAGACGATATTAAAAACTACTGCAAACAGGCCGGCCTGCCAGATAACTCCAAGTTCCAACTTTATGATGGAAGAACGGGAGAGGCTTTCATTAATGAGGTTTTCTGCGGATATATCTATATGCTAAAACTGGCTCACCTTGTGGATGATAAGATTCATGCCAGGTCAACCGGACCTTACTCTCTTGTTACCCAGCAACCTCTGGGTGGAAAGGCACAATTTGGTGGTCAGAGATTAGGGGAGATGGAAGTTTGGGCTCTGGAAGCTTATGGTGCAAGTCATACGCTTCAGGAACTTTTAACCATTAAGTCGGATGATATGCTCGGTAGGGCAAGGATTTACGAAGCTATAGTAAAAGGTATACATACAATAAAACCGGGAATTCCCGAGTCTTTTAATGTATTGGTTCAGGAACTCAGGGGTCTGGCTCTTGATATAGTCATCACGGATACAGAAGGACAATCTGTTGACATTGCTGATTATGAAGACGAATACTCCAGGAGTAAGAAGAAAATTAAAATTGAGTCTATAGAGAACACATAA
- the rplL gene encoding 50S ribosomal protein L7/L12: protein MSVDSLLEEIGNLTLVQASELVKKMEDKFGISTAAPVAVAAVAGGAAAPAEEEASEVSVILKSFGEKKIDVIKIVREITGLGLKEAKDLVEAGNKPVKENIPKDQADEIKKKLEAAGASVEVK from the coding sequence ATGTCAGTTGATAGCTTATTAGAAGAAATTGGTAATCTTACCCTGGTTCAGGCTTCTGAACTTGTAAAGAAAATGGAAGATAAATTCGGAATTTCTACCGCTGCTCCTGTTGCAGTTGCAGCTGTAGCTGGTGGAGCTGCTGCTCCCGCTGAAGAAGAAGCTTCTGAAGTTTCTGTTATCTTAAAGTCTTTCGGTGAAAAGAAAATCGATGTGATTAAAATTGTAAGAGAAATTACCGGACTGGGATTAAAAGAAGCAAAAGACCTTGTTGAAGCTGGAAACAAACCAGTTAAAGAAAACATTCCTAAAGATCAGGCAGATGAAATTAAGAAAAAATTAGAAGCTGCCGGTGCTTCTGTAGAAGTAAAGTAA
- the rpsG gene encoding 30S ribosomal protein S7 — MSRRRGRVEPREMAKDPVYGDRVISKFINCLMYDGKKSVAQRIFYDALAIIEKKTGGDPYQVFKDALENVKPEVEVKSRRVGGVTYQVPVEVRPERKQALGIKWIIRYSRARNEKSMSAKLAAEFMEAQKGTGAAIKKKEDIRKMAESNKAFSHYRW, encoded by the coding sequence ATGTCTAGAAGAAGAGGAAGAGTAGAGCCCAGAGAAATGGCAAAGGATCCGGTTTACGGAGACAGGGTTATTTCAAAATTTATTAACTGCCTGATGTATGATGGAAAAAAGAGTGTCGCTCAAAGAATTTTTTATGATGCTCTGGCGATTATCGAAAAAAAGACCGGTGGAGATCCCTACCAGGTGTTTAAAGATGCACTGGAAAATGTAAAACCGGAAGTCGAAGTAAAATCCAGAAGAGTGGGTGGGGTAACCTATCAGGTTCCGGTTGAAGTAAGACCGGAGCGCAAGCAAGCACTCGGAATTAAATGGATAATTCGTTATTCCAGAGCAAGAAATGAAAAATCCATGAGTGCAAAATTAGCTGCTGAGTTTATGGAAGCACAGAAAGGAACCGGAGCTGCGATTAAGAAGAAAGAAGATATTCGTAAAATGGCAGAATCCAACAAAGCTTTCAGCCATTACAGATGGTAA
- the rpoC gene encoding DNA-directed RNA polymerase subunit beta', whose product MRNYTTFDSITIKLASPERIKEWSYGEVKKPETINYRTLKPERDGLFCEKIFGTTKDWECYCGKFKSIRYKGVICDKCGVEVTHSKVRRERMGHIELAAPVSHIWYYRSVPSRMGLLLDMSMNALKSILYFEKYVIIDPADSGRVKGELLDEEEYHSYLDEYGDKFIAGIGADAIKELLARIDVDAEARIIRQKIQDRNKITDKRIVKRLEVLEAFRDSGNRPEWMILDVVPVIPPELRPMVQLDGGRFATSDLNDLYRRVINRNNRLKRLLALKAPEIIVRNEKRMLQEAVDALFDNSRRKRTVKGKGNRPLKSISDMLKGKQGRFRQNLLGKRVDYSGRSVIVVGPELRFHQMGLPKKMALELFKPFIMKRLVDLELAPNIKSAKKKVESEDKDVFDVLESVVKEHPVLLNRAPTLHRLGIQAFLPVLVDGKAIKLHPLVCHAFNADFDGDQMAIHLPLSPKAQLETWMLMLSPHNILNPANGHPICGPTQDIVLGIYYLTSEQKGAKGEGKLFTGLEEILYAIDGGWLDYRAKINVLHQDKVIETTPGRMIFNTALPKGYKYINRTLGDKETNKIIAEVYDTYGPGPTVLMLDDVKKLGYRFATRFSPTISIEDIVVAPDKQTMVGEALKEVEKADNEYRKGIITLDERKKKVIEIWQKTNDKITDSMFKELEKNKGGFNPVFVMAASGARGSKQQIRQLAGMRGLMAKPSGEIIDLAIRSNFREGLGILEFFISTHGARKGLSDTALKTADAGYLTRRLVDISQDVIISEVDCGTETYIELGVVKEGENTIVSLGDRVFGRYTAEDIVDPVTEQVVYPRDTLINREVSQKLENLGYTTLKVRSSLTCESRYGICGCCYGMDMARLVPVEIGEAVGTIAAQSIGQPGTQLTMRTFHIGGAASAKIKEKEYKVGFQSIVKSINGKVVSNSQGKRVFSKRGSIVVSHLIQEYPMDELQNLLVEDGSRVDKGEMFASNSKGDKINAENAGKVEILNNRLRILGEDNVIPVKIGTILLTKEGDVVSPNSPLAEFDPFNDMSISDIDGTIEWLDLEIGKNLRRDEDPKTANVIFKVIEQKREKLNPRLSVTSDNGAVEEYPLPVDAIITINSGDTIKTGDVLFKIPSIAEKTRDITGGLPRVDELFEARRPKDAATLAEISGKIEDRMEIVKEKRVFHIVPDNPDMEKVKVTIPLGKQIRVQNGDYVKKGEQLDDGNFDPHDILRIKGISALHAYLVKEVQEVYRLQGVHINDKHIEVVVRQMLRKILITDSGDTSFVSQQQVDRHSFREENKRVESEGGSPAQGVPILLGLTKASLNTESFFSAASFQETTKVLTDAAIKGKTDMLIGLKENVIIGHMIPAGTGMRKYLDIEIFKETYGDLDRVVEEDDSHLPQLRSLEADKPEQTYPHQLFSTTVLDEDEDLDVPDEEDEEDENEE is encoded by the coding sequence ATGAGGAATTACACAACCTTCGATTCTATCACGATCAAGCTGGCTTCGCCGGAAAGAATAAAAGAATGGTCTTATGGAGAAGTTAAAAAGCCGGAGACCATTAACTATAGAACTCTTAAACCGGAGAGAGATGGTTTATTTTGTGAGAAAATATTTGGAACCACAAAAGACTGGGAGTGCTATTGCGGGAAGTTTAAGTCTATTCGCTATAAGGGAGTTATTTGCGACAAATGTGGTGTTGAAGTAACTCACTCCAAAGTTCGCAGGGAAAGAATGGGCCATATAGAGCTCGCTGCACCTGTTTCTCATATCTGGTATTATAGATCAGTTCCTTCCCGTATGGGTCTTTTACTGGATATGTCTATGAATGCTCTGAAAAGCATTCTGTATTTCGAAAAATATGTAATTATCGATCCGGCTGATTCCGGAAGGGTAAAAGGTGAGCTTTTAGACGAAGAAGAGTATCATTCTTATCTCGATGAATATGGCGACAAGTTTATCGCGGGTATCGGTGCCGATGCCATAAAAGAACTTCTTGCCAGAATCGATGTGGATGCTGAGGCCCGCATAATCCGTCAGAAAATTCAGGACAGAAATAAGATTACGGATAAAAGAATTGTAAAACGTCTCGAAGTCTTAGAAGCTTTTCGGGATTCCGGTAACCGTCCGGAATGGATGATTCTGGATGTAGTTCCGGTTATTCCTCCTGAGCTTCGTCCTATGGTGCAATTGGATGGAGGAAGGTTTGCGACTTCTGACCTGAACGATTTATATCGCAGGGTAATTAACCGTAATAACCGTCTCAAAAGACTTTTAGCCTTAAAAGCCCCCGAAATTATTGTTCGTAACGAAAAGAGGATGTTACAGGAAGCTGTAGATGCTCTTTTTGACAACTCCAGAAGGAAAAGAACCGTAAAAGGAAAGGGAAATCGTCCTTTAAAATCTATTTCTGATATGCTGAAAGGTAAGCAGGGACGATTTCGTCAGAACTTACTCGGTAAACGGGTGGACTATTCCGGTCGTTCTGTAATTGTTGTGGGTCCTGAACTCAGGTTTCATCAGATGGGTCTTCCCAAGAAAATGGCTCTTGAGTTATTCAAACCTTTCATTATGAAACGTCTGGTGGATTTGGAATTAGCTCCAAATATCAAATCGGCTAAGAAAAAAGTAGAATCAGAAGACAAAGATGTTTTTGATGTACTGGAATCGGTAGTAAAAGAACACCCGGTACTTTTAAACCGGGCTCCTACTCTTCACAGACTCGGAATTCAGGCCTTCCTGCCGGTTCTGGTCGATGGAAAAGCCATTAAATTACATCCACTGGTCTGTCATGCCTTTAACGCGGATTTTGATGGAGACCAGATGGCCATTCATTTGCCTCTTTCTCCCAAAGCCCAGTTAGAAACCTGGATGTTAATGCTTTCTCCTCACAATATTCTGAACCCGGCCAACGGTCACCCGATTTGCGGCCCGACTCAGGACATCGTTCTCGGAATTTATTATTTGACCAGTGAGCAAAAGGGTGCAAAGGGAGAAGGCAAGCTATTTACCGGTCTGGAAGAAATCCTTTATGCTATTGATGGTGGCTGGTTAGATTACCGGGCTAAAATCAATGTTCTTCACCAGGATAAAGTGATTGAAACTACTCCGGGAAGAATGATTTTTAATACGGCCCTTCCTAAAGGTTATAAATATATTAACCGTACTCTTGGAGATAAAGAAACTAATAAGATTATTGCAGAAGTTTATGACACCTACGGCCCCGGCCCAACAGTTTTGATGCTGGACGATGTGAAGAAGTTGGGTTATCGTTTTGCAACTCGCTTTTCGCCGACTATTTCAATCGAAGATATCGTAGTGGCTCCTGATAAACAGACGATGGTAGGGGAAGCCTTAAAAGAAGTCGAAAAAGCGGATAATGAATACCGTAAAGGGATTATTACTCTTGATGAACGTAAGAAGAAGGTAATCGAGATCTGGCAGAAAACCAATGATAAGATTACGGATAGTATGTTCAAGGAGCTGGAGAAGAATAAGGGTGGATTTAACCCGGTTTTCGTTATGGCAGCATCCGGAGCCCGCGGTTCCAAGCAACAGATTCGTCAGCTCGCCGGGATGCGCGGTCTTATGGCGAAACCTTCCGGAGAAATTATTGACCTTGCGATTCGTTCTAACTTCCGGGAAGGTCTGGGGATTCTCGAATTCTTTATTTCTACACACGGTGCAAGGAAAGGTCTTTCCGATACAGCTCTAAAAACAGCAGACGCCGGTTACTTAACCCGTAGACTTGTGGATATTTCTCAGGACGTGATTATTTCCGAAGTAGATTGCGGAACCGAGACCTACATTGAACTGGGTGTTGTAAAAGAGGGAGAGAATACCATTGTTTCTCTGGGTGATAGAGTTTTCGGTCGTTATACGGCTGAGGACATCGTTGATCCGGTAACCGAGCAGGTAGTTTATCCAAGAGATACCCTGATTAATCGGGAAGTATCCCAGAAACTGGAAAATCTGGGTTATACCACCTTAAAAGTGCGTTCTTCTTTGACCTGTGAATCCAGATATGGAATCTGTGGCTGTTGCTATGGAATGGATATGGCGAGGTTAGTCCCTGTAGAAATCGGGGAAGCAGTCGGAACCATTGCAGCCCAGTCTATCGGTCAGCCGGGAACCCAGCTAACAATGAGAACCTTTCACATCGGGGGTGCGGCTTCAGCGAAGATTAAGGAAAAAGAATATAAAGTCGGTTTCCAGTCTATCGTTAAATCCATAAATGGTAAAGTTGTAAGCAATTCACAGGGAAAACGAGTCTTCAGTAAACGGGGTTCTATAGTTGTGAGCCACCTGATCCAGGAATATCCTATGGATGAATTACAGAACCTTCTGGTGGAAGATGGTAGCCGCGTAGACAAAGGGGAAATGTTCGCCTCCAATTCTAAGGGCGATAAAATCAACGCAGAGAACGCAGGTAAAGTAGAGATCCTGAATAATAGGCTCAGAATTCTGGGTGAAGATAACGTAATACCGGTTAAAATTGGAACGATTCTTCTGACAAAAGAAGGAGATGTAGTTTCTCCGAATTCTCCACTCGCCGAATTTGACCCCTTTAACGATATGAGTATTTCCGATATAGACGGAACTATCGAATGGCTGGATCTCGAAATAGGAAAGAACCTGAGAAGGGACGAAGACCCGAAAACCGCCAACGTTATTTTTAAAGTAATTGAGCAAAAGCGGGAGAAGTTGAATCCGAGGCTTTCTGTTACATCTGATAATGGAGCAGTAGAAGAATATCCTCTTCCTGTGGATGCTATTATTACTATTAATTCCGGGGATACTATTAAAACCGGAGATGTTCTGTTTAAAATCCCGTCGATTGCGGAAAAGACCCGTGATATTACCGGGGGACTTCCGAGGGTCGATGAGCTTTTTGAAGCCAGAAGACCGAAAGATGCAGCTACTCTGGCTGAAATCAGCGGAAAAATTGAAGACAGAATGGAAATCGTAAAAGAGAAAAGAGTTTTTCATATTGTGCCTGATAACCCTGACATGGAAAAAGTAAAAGTTACGATTCCTCTGGGTAAACAGATTCGTGTGCAAAATGGAGACTATGTGAAAAAAGGAGAGCAGTTGGACGATGGAAACTTTGATCCGCATGATATTTTACGGATTAAAGGGATTTCCGCCCTACATGCTTACCTTGTAAAAGAAGTGCAGGAAGTTTACCGCCTGCAGGGTGTGCATATCAACGATAAGCACATTGAAGTAGTTGTGAGACAGATGTTAAGAAAAATTTTAATTACCGATAGTGGTGATACTTCTTTTGTTTCTCAACAACAGGTAGACAGACACTCATTCAGAGAAGAGAATAAGCGAGTAGAAAGTGAAGGGGGAAGCCCGGCTCAGGGAGTTCCTATTTTACTGGGTTTAACCAAAGCTTCTTTGAATACAGAATCCTTTTTCTCAGCTGCTTCCTTTCAGGAAACAACAAAAGTATTGACAGATGCAGCTATAAAAGGAAAGACGGATATGTTAATCGGTTTAAAAGAGAATGTGATCATAGGCCATATGATTCCCGCCGGGACCGGTATGAGGAAGTATCTCGATATCGAGATTTTCAAAGAGACCTATGGTGATCTTGACAGGGTAGTAGAAGAGGACGATTCTCATCTTCCGCAGTTACGTTCCCTGGAAGCTGACAAGCCCGAACAAACGTATCCTCATCAATTATTCAGCACTACGGTTCTGGATGAAGACGAGGATCTAGACGTTCCTGACGAAGAGGATGAAGAAGACGAAAATGAGGAATAA